One region of Armatimonadota bacterium genomic DNA includes:
- a CDS encoding PEP-CTERM sorting domain-containing protein: MTRMLLILAVLLIACPLAQASLADNFESYANTAALSGPYTQFYPANPFLLDTTKGYLSSQSIQSGVHANTQNRMWINLPGGPIAATDAKPIKVEFMIDIDTNIWSVREYIEIRSYAGGAYNAGALNQLLALGFTSSGVDTSRINQRILYGPGAGWGNLTTAYATRASVAASGNDWTKLGMLIKSNTVEYYVNDNLDSTKGINPGLLYDSIVIGSGLSTTVPVWFDNLKVEVVPEPSSLLALGTGLIGLVGLARRRRA, from the coding sequence TCCTCGCAGTTCTGCTGATCGCGTGCCCCCTCGCACAGGCGTCCCTCGCGGACAACTTCGAGTCGTACGCCAACACGGCTGCGTTGAGTGGTCCCTACACTCAGTTCTATCCGGCCAACCCCTTCCTACTGGACACGACCAAAGGCTACCTGTCTTCCCAGTCGATCCAGTCGGGCGTGCACGCGAACACCCAGAACCGGATGTGGATCAACCTGCCCGGTGGACCTATTGCGGCCACCGATGCTAAGCCGATCAAGGTCGAGTTCATGATTGATATCGACACGAACATCTGGTCTGTGCGGGAATACATTGAGATCCGCTCCTATGCCGGTGGTGCGTACAACGCGGGTGCTCTTAACCAGCTCCTCGCCCTGGGCTTTACGTCTTCAGGCGTGGACACGAGCAGGATCAACCAGCGCATCCTGTACGGTCCGGGTGCAGGTTGGGGAAACCTCACGACCGCCTATGCCACCAGAGCAAGCGTCGCGGCAAGTGGAAATGACTGGACCAAGCTGGGGATGCTCATCAAGTCCAACACCGTCGAGTACTACGTCAATGACAACTTGGACTCGACGAAAGGCATAAACCCGGGTTTGCTGTATGACAGCATTGTCATCGGCTCGGGCCTGAGCACCACCGTCCCAGTGTGGTTCGACAATCTCAAGGTCGAGGTAGTTCCTGAGCCGAGCAGCCTGCTCGCACTCGGAACGGGCCTGATCGGACTTGTCGGCCTCGCAAGAAGGCGCAGAGCCTGA